In one Aromatoleum aromaticum EbN1 genomic region, the following are encoded:
- a CDS encoding TRAP transporter substrate-binding protein: MKIRALLVGLFAVGLSAAAVAAEPIVIKFSHVVANDTPKGKAAEKFKELADKYTKGAVKVEVYANSTLYKDKEEMEALQLGAVQMLAPSLAKFGPLGVREFEVFDLPYIFDGYDALHKVTTGDVGKELLGKLEKRGIKGLAFWDNGFKSFSANTPIKKPEDLKGKKMRVQSSKVLEEQMRALGAIPQVMAFSEVYQALQTGVVDGTENPHSNLYTQKMHEVQKHMTLTDHGYLGYAVITNKKFWDGLPAETRSQLEQAVKESTEFANQIAKEENDKALEAVRASGKTEIYQPTDAEKMVFKKALVPVHKKMESRIGAETIQSIYKDTGFDPSKL, translated from the coding sequence ATGAAAATTCGCGCACTTTTGGTTGGCCTGTTTGCTGTCGGCCTGTCCGCTGCGGCGGTTGCCGCCGAGCCCATCGTCATCAAGTTCAGCCACGTCGTGGCAAACGACACGCCCAAAGGCAAGGCGGCCGAAAAATTCAAGGAGCTCGCCGACAAATACACCAAAGGGGCGGTGAAGGTCGAAGTCTACGCGAACAGCACGCTTTACAAGGACAAGGAAGAAATGGAGGCGCTGCAGCTCGGTGCGGTGCAGATGCTCGCGCCGTCGCTCGCCAAGTTCGGTCCGCTCGGCGTGCGCGAGTTCGAGGTCTTCGACCTGCCTTACATCTTCGATGGCTACGATGCGCTGCACAAGGTCACGACCGGGGACGTTGGCAAGGAACTGCTCGGCAAGCTCGAAAAACGCGGCATCAAGGGCCTCGCATTCTGGGACAATGGCTTCAAGTCCTTCTCCGCGAACACTCCGATCAAGAAGCCCGAGGACCTGAAGGGCAAGAAGATGCGCGTGCAGTCGTCGAAGGTGCTCGAGGAGCAGATGCGCGCGCTCGGAGCGATTCCACAGGTGATGGCGTTCTCCGAGGTCTACCAGGCGCTGCAGACCGGCGTCGTCGACGGCACCGAGAACCCGCATTCGAACCTGTACACGCAGAAGATGCATGAAGTGCAGAAGCACATGACGCTGACCGACCACGGCTACCTCGGCTACGCGGTGATCACGAACAAGAAGTTCTGGGACGGCCTGCCGGCCGAGACGCGCAGCCAGCTCGAACAGGCAGTGAAGGAGTCGACCGAGTTCGCGAACCAGATCGCGAAGGAAGAAAACGACAAGGCGCTCGAAGCGGTGCGCGCGTCGGGCAAGACGGAGATCTACCAGCCGACCGACGCCGAGAAGATGGTGTTCAAGAAGGCACTGGTGCCGGTGCACAAGAAGATGGAATCGCGCATCGGTGCCGAGACCATCCAGTCCATCTACAAGGACACCGGGTTCGACCCGTCCAAGCTGTAA
- a CDS encoding TRAP transporter small permease: MLKILDHIEEWLITFLMGVATIIIFVSVVHRYGSGLAIPGLQDWLLSLHFGWAQELCIIMFVWMAKFGAAYGVRTGIHVGVDVLINRLSASNRARFVVIGLGAGALFTGIVGTLGLTFVLENGAHYQFLTWFGMDTGDLYEGPTTPDLEWPTWIVYSAIPLGSYLMCFRFLQVMAAFLRTGELPTHDHGHVEGIDEEHLPVDANFYDMDDNLHPHDLTHKQLGENGKKGGNRARGDKQ, encoded by the coding sequence ATGCTAAAAATCCTTGACCACATCGAGGAGTGGCTCATCACCTTCCTCATGGGTGTGGCCACGATCATCATCTTCGTATCGGTCGTGCACCGCTACGGCTCCGGTCTGGCGATTCCCGGCCTGCAGGACTGGCTGCTGTCGCTGCATTTCGGCTGGGCGCAGGAGCTGTGCATCATCATGTTCGTCTGGATGGCCAAGTTCGGCGCCGCCTATGGCGTGCGCACCGGCATCCACGTCGGCGTCGACGTGCTGATCAACCGGCTGTCCGCCTCCAACCGCGCCAGGTTCGTTGTCATCGGGCTCGGTGCCGGCGCGCTCTTCACCGGCATCGTCGGGACGCTCGGCCTGACGTTCGTGCTCGAGAACGGCGCCCATTATCAGTTCCTGACGTGGTTCGGCATGGACACCGGCGACCTGTATGAAGGACCGACGACGCCGGACCTCGAGTGGCCGACGTGGATCGTGTATTCGGCGATCCCGCTGGGGTCGTACCTGATGTGCTTCCGATTCCTGCAGGTGATGGCGGCGTTCCTGCGCACCGGCGAGCTGCCGACGCACGACCACGGCCATGTCGAAGGCATCGACGAGGAGCACCTGCCGGTCGACGCGAACTTCTATGACATGGACGATAACCTGCACCCCCACGACCTCACGCATAAACAGCTGGGTGAAAACGGCAAGAAGGGCGGCAATCGTGCCCGGGGAGACAAGCAATGA
- a CDS encoding TRAP transporter large permease, with protein sequence MSAAIIFVLLLVLMLTGMPISISLGLTVLTFLFTMTEVPIESVALKLFTGIEKFEIMAIPFFILAGNFLTHGGVARRMINFATAMVGHWYGGLGLGGVVACALFAAVSGSSPATVVAIGAILLPAMVRQGFPNKFGAGVITTSGALGILIPPSIVMVMYSVSTNTSVGSLFMAGVVPGLLLAMFLGFTTWYRARKYDYPRQPKASWGQRLRAFKESAWGLFLIVVVMGGIYSGIFTPTEAAAMSAVYAFFVAVFVYKDLGMKDVPKVLLNSANMSAMLLYIITNAVLFSFLLTHENIPQEMADFMIGTGVGMIGFLIMANILMLIAGNFMEPSSIVLILAPILFPIAIKLGIDPVHFGIIMVVNMEVGMCHPPVGLNLYVASGITKMGITELTVAVWPWLLSMLVFLILVTYVPAISLALPRALGMM encoded by the coding sequence ATGAGCGCCGCCATCATCTTCGTATTGCTCCTGGTGCTGATGCTCACCGGGATGCCGATCTCGATCTCGCTCGGCCTCACGGTCCTGACCTTCCTCTTCACGATGACCGAAGTGCCGATCGAGTCGGTCGCGCTGAAATTGTTCACCGGTATCGAGAAGTTCGAGATCATGGCGATCCCGTTCTTCATCCTCGCGGGCAACTTCCTGACGCACGGGGGTGTGGCGCGGCGGATGATCAACTTCGCGACCGCGATGGTCGGCCACTGGTACGGCGGTCTGGGTCTTGGCGGCGTCGTCGCGTGCGCGTTGTTCGCCGCGGTATCGGGCTCGAGCCCGGCGACGGTCGTCGCGATCGGCGCGATCCTGCTGCCGGCGATGGTCAGGCAGGGCTTCCCGAACAAGTTCGGCGCCGGCGTGATCACGACTTCGGGCGCGCTCGGCATCCTGATCCCGCCGTCGATCGTCATGGTCATGTACTCGGTGTCGACGAACACTTCGGTCGGCTCGCTGTTCATGGCCGGCGTCGTGCCGGGCCTGCTGCTCGCGATGTTTCTCGGCTTCACGACCTGGTACCGCGCGCGCAAGTACGACTACCCGCGCCAGCCGAAGGCGAGCTGGGGGCAGCGGCTGCGCGCGTTCAAGGAATCCGCGTGGGGTCTGTTCCTGATCGTCGTCGTCATGGGCGGGATCTACTCCGGCATCTTCACGCCGACCGAGGCGGCTGCGATGAGTGCGGTGTATGCGTTCTTCGTCGCGGTGTTCGTCTACAAGGACCTCGGCATGAAGGACGTGCCGAAGGTGCTGCTGAACTCCGCGAACATGAGCGCGATGCTGCTGTACATCATCACCAACGCGGTGCTGTTCTCGTTCCTGCTGACGCATGAAAACATTCCGCAGGAGATGGCGGACTTCATGATCGGCACCGGCGTCGGCATGATCGGCTTCCTGATCATGGCCAACATCCTGATGCTGATCGCCGGCAACTTCATGGAGCCGTCGTCGATCGTGCTGATCCTCGCGCCGATCCTGTTCCCGATCGCGATCAAGCTCGGCATCGACCCGGTGCATTTCGGCATCATCATGGTCGTCAACATGGAAGTCGGCATGTGCCATCCGCCGGTCGGCCTGAATCTTTACGTCGCCAGCGGCATCACGAAGATGGGCATCACCGAGCTGACGGTGGCAGTGTGGCCGTGGCTGCTGTCGATGCTGGTATTCCTGATCCTCGTCACCTACGTCCCGGCCATCTCGCTGGCCCTGCCGCGCGCGCTCGGCATGATGTAG
- a CDS encoding ornithine cyclodeaminase family protein, whose product MAIYLNEAEVGGLLDMPMVLGAVEQVMAAHGRGETIDLPRQRVRLPATMTHLLQGGVPAVNLSGLKVYTSAGGRNRFWVHLFDATSGDPVAVLEADRLGMMRTGAAGGIAAKWLARADARVAGVFGAGWQAQGQILALCAVRPVERIKVFARNPERLQAFCTQMSLETGREVIPAASAEDTVRGADVVVTITTSPKPLFDAAWLAPGTHVTAAGSNSLARQELSEAAVRRADVICVDSREIALREAGDLLPLLEKGRTQPGRWVELGEVVAGIRPGRTSDVQVTLFESQGMAIQDIAVAAQVVARARERGLGTALPY is encoded by the coding sequence ATGGCGATATATCTGAATGAAGCCGAAGTCGGCGGCCTCCTCGACATGCCGATGGTGCTCGGCGCGGTCGAGCAGGTCATGGCCGCTCACGGGCGCGGCGAAACGATCGATTTGCCGCGGCAGCGCGTACGTCTGCCGGCGACGATGACCCACCTGCTGCAGGGCGGTGTTCCCGCCGTCAACCTCTCCGGGCTGAAGGTCTATACGAGCGCCGGCGGCCGCAACCGCTTCTGGGTGCACCTTTTCGACGCGACCAGCGGTGATCCGGTCGCCGTGCTCGAGGCCGACCGTCTCGGCATGATGCGCACCGGCGCCGCGGGCGGGATCGCCGCGAAATGGCTGGCGCGAGCCGATGCCCGCGTTGCGGGCGTGTTCGGTGCCGGCTGGCAGGCGCAGGGGCAGATCCTCGCGCTGTGCGCGGTACGGCCGGTCGAACGCATAAAAGTGTTCGCGCGCAACCCGGAGCGGCTGCAGGCTTTCTGCACACAGATGAGCCTTGAAACCGGCCGCGAGGTGATACCCGCGGCGAGCGCCGAGGACACGGTGCGCGGCGCCGATGTCGTCGTCACGATCACGACGTCGCCAAAGCCGCTGTTCGACGCCGCGTGGCTCGCTCCGGGCACGCACGTCACCGCCGCCGGCTCGAACAGCCTCGCCCGTCAGGAGCTGTCGGAGGCGGCGGTGAGGCGCGCCGACGTGATCTGCGTCGATTCGCGCGAGATCGCGCTGCGCGAAGCGGGCGACCTGCTGCCGCTGCTCGAAAAAGGGCGCACGCAGCCGGGACGATGGGTGGAGCTCGGTGAAGTGGTCGCCGGGATCCGCCCGGGACGCACGAGCGACGTCCAGGTCACGCTGTTCGAATCGCAGGGCATGGCGATCCAGGACATCGCCGTGGCGGCGCAAGTCGTCGCGCGCGCCCGCGAACGCGGCCTCGGCACCGCGCTGCCTTACTGA
- a CDS encoding sensor histidine kinase translates to MSRRPDPAPTPAPAKWLAVLPYLTLPLFLAIIAALVWLTRSADRDEQRMTLINDVLWMEQNLQFQLDRNASLLAQIGPELFAHDTHPPSTDAKLRQLLRPESGLVRVIWLDAEGRREGEMPPMSGSHLIGESVGAVPADSVFRLARAIGRRAYGPAYEVADGSHQFEVHVPIHSEDAFIGAVVGIYSLHELIARELPWWFSERYRVSVVDADGRQIVAKSKVAPLSGDLNYTIPFDPPGHGLSLHITAYRGETRWVPVLLIASTVLLAGIIVWSVWQLRRQLVRRHSAEQALRSESLFRKAMEDSLLTGLRARDLDGRITYVNPAFCRMVGYSPEELIGRLPPMPYWDPDHLERTQEVHDMILSGAAPPEGVELRLRRKNGERLDALIFEAPLIDAAGCHTGWMGSLLDITEQKRARELGRQQEERLQATSRLVTMGEMASTLAHELNQPLAAIASYNTGCLNRLEQATIDRDELRDIHAKLGRQARRAGEIIRRVHDFVRRAEPKRETLDFNTVIREAIGLIEADARKRRMRIETDLAPRLPDIPADPVMIEQVIVNLVRNGMDAMHDNPPGRRTVRVATREEGGQLVVRVADSGRGIDPDIARRLFEPFFTTKPEGMGMGLNICRSIAELHHGRLGFESNPDGGTIFILSFPVELS, encoded by the coding sequence ATGAGCCGCCGGCCCGACCCCGCGCCAACGCCGGCCCCGGCGAAATGGCTCGCCGTGCTGCCGTACCTGACGCTGCCGCTGTTTCTCGCGATCATCGCGGCGCTGGTATGGCTGACGCGCAGCGCCGACCGGGACGAGCAGCGGATGACGCTGATCAACGACGTGCTGTGGATGGAACAGAACCTCCAGTTCCAGCTCGACCGCAACGCTTCGCTGCTCGCCCAGATCGGCCCCGAACTCTTCGCGCACGACACTCATCCGCCCTCGACCGACGCGAAGCTGCGCCAGCTGCTGCGTCCCGAGAGCGGGCTCGTGCGCGTGATATGGCTCGACGCCGAAGGCCGCCGGGAAGGCGAGATGCCGCCGATGTCCGGCAGTCACCTGATCGGCGAGAGCGTGGGCGCCGTGCCAGCGGACTCGGTTTTCCGCCTTGCCCGCGCGATCGGCCGGCGCGCCTACGGGCCGGCCTACGAGGTCGCCGACGGCAGCCATCAATTCGAGGTCCACGTGCCGATCCACTCCGAGGACGCGTTCATCGGCGCCGTGGTCGGGATCTACTCGCTGCACGAACTGATCGCGCGCGAGCTGCCGTGGTGGTTCTCGGAGCGCTACCGCGTCAGCGTGGTGGATGCCGACGGCCGGCAGATCGTCGCCAAGTCGAAAGTCGCGCCGCTGTCCGGGGACCTGAACTACACGATCCCTTTCGACCCGCCGGGGCACGGGCTGAGCCTGCACATCACCGCCTACCGCGGCGAGACGCGCTGGGTGCCGGTGCTGCTGATCGCCTCGACCGTGCTGCTCGCCGGCATCATCGTGTGGAGCGTGTGGCAGCTGCGCCGCCAGCTGGTGCGCCGCCACAGCGCCGAACAGGCATTGCGCAGCGAGTCGCTGTTCCGCAAGGCGATGGAAGATTCGCTGCTGACCGGGCTGCGCGCCCGCGATCTCGACGGCCGCATCACCTACGTCAATCCGGCATTCTGCAGGATGGTCGGCTACAGCCCTGAAGAGCTGATCGGCCGCCTGCCGCCGATGCCGTACTGGGATCCCGATCACCTCGAACGCACGCAGGAAGTCCACGACATGATCCTCTCAGGCGCCGCGCCGCCCGAAGGCGTCGAACTGCGCCTGCGCCGCAAGAACGGCGAGCGGCTCGATGCGCTGATCTTCGAAGCGCCGTTGATCGACGCCGCCGGTTGCCACACCGGCTGGATGGGGTCGCTGCTCGACATCACCGAGCAGAAACGCGCGCGCGAGCTCGGGCGCCAGCAGGAAGAACGCCTGCAGGCGACTTCACGGCTGGTGACGATGGGCGAAATGGCCTCGACGCTCGCCCACGAGCTGAACCAGCCGCTGGCCGCGATCGCGAGCTACAACACCGGCTGCCTGAACCGCCTCGAGCAGGCCACGATCGATCGCGACGAGTTGCGCGACATCCATGCCAAACTCGGCCGCCAGGCGCGGCGCGCCGGCGAGATCATCCGCCGCGTCCATGATTTCGTCCGCCGCGCCGAGCCCAAACGCGAGACGCTGGACTTCAACACGGTGATCCGCGAAGCGATCGGCCTGATCGAAGCCGACGCGCGCAAGCGGCGCATGCGCATCGAAACCGACCTGGCGCCGCGCCTGCCGGACATCCCCGCCGATCCGGTGATGATCGAGCAGGTCATCGTCAACCTGGTGCGCAACGGCATGGATGCGATGCACGACAATCCGCCGGGACGGCGCACGGTGCGCGTCGCGACGCGCGAGGAAGGCGGCCAGCTCGTGGTGCGGGTCGCCGATTCCGGCCGCGGCATCGACCCGGACATCGCGCGCCGCCTGTTCGAACCGTTCTTCACGACCAAGCCCGAAGGAATGGGAATGGGCCTGAACATCTGCCGCTCGATCGCCGAACTTCACCATGGACGCCTGGGGTTCGAAAGCAATCCGGACGGCGGTACCATCTTCATCCTGTCGTTCCCGGTCGAACTCTCATGA
- a CDS encoding FHA domain-containing protein produces MPKLILSMDGLVLKEIVLDKPRTTIGRKANNDVQIDNLAISGQHAVITTILDDAFLEDQNSTNGTYVNGQPIRKHVLRNNDLVELGKYRLKYIVEPPAPAVHAFGYAGPVADGPGLVPPEIAPAAPPAAAAPEMRSPPASPSAVSAGALGVMQLLNGPNAGRELELTKSLTTLGKPGKQVAAITRRVNGYFLTHIEGEVFPLVNGCPLDGQARRLDEHDIVELAGVKMEFFLRP; encoded by the coding sequence ATGCCGAAGTTGATCCTCAGCATGGACGGCCTGGTCCTCAAGGAAATCGTCCTCGACAAGCCGCGCACGACGATCGGACGCAAGGCAAATAATGACGTCCAGATCGACAACCTGGCGATCAGCGGCCAGCACGCCGTGATCACGACGATCCTCGATGACGCTTTTCTCGAGGACCAGAACAGCACCAACGGCACCTACGTGAATGGCCAGCCGATCAGGAAACATGTGCTGCGCAACAACGACCTCGTCGAACTCGGCAAGTACCGACTCAAGTACATCGTCGAACCGCCCGCGCCGGCGGTGCACGCGTTCGGCTATGCCGGGCCGGTTGCGGACGGACCGGGGCTCGTGCCTCCCGAGATCGCACCTGCCGCCCCCCCTGCTGCAGCGGCGCCGGAGATGCGGTCCCCTCCGGCTTCGCCGTCGGCCGTGAGCGCTGGCGCGCTGGGCGTCATGCAGCTGCTCAACGGCCCGAATGCGGGACGGGAACTGGAGCTGACGAAGTCGCTGACGACGCTCGGCAAGCCGGGCAAGCAAGTGGCTGCGATCACACGACGGGTGAACGGATATTTCCTCACCCACATCGAAGGCGAAGTGTTCCCGCTCGTCAATGGGTGCCCGCTGGACGGGCAGGCGCGCCGCCTCGACGAACACGACATCGTCGAGCTGGCCGGGGTCAAGATGGAGTTTTTCCTGCGCCCTTGA